In Pseudomonas abieticivorans, the genomic window CCAGGCGCAGGGTGTCGCGCGCGCCCAAGCCAATCGGCGAGATGCCAGCGCCCACCAGGTCGTTGAAAAAGGTCAGGGCGTCAGCCGCCGGCAGGATGATTTCCAGGCCGTCTTCACCGGTATAGCCGGTGCGGGCGATAAACCACTCGCCGTCGGCCTGGCCTTCGAAGGGTTTGAGCAGGTGGATCAGGGTGGCGCGGTTCTGAGTGACCAGCTCGCTGATCTTCTGCCGCGCCTGCGGCCCCTGGATGGCCAGCATCGCCAGTTCCGGGTGCTCTTGCAGGCTGACTTCGAAGCCCTCGGCGTGGCTGCGCAGCCAGGCCATGTCCTTGTCGCGGGTGGCGGCATTGGCGACCAGGCGGTAACCCGCCTCGGTGCGGTAGACGATCATGTCGTCGACGATGCCGCCATGAGCGTTGAGCATGGCACTGTACAAGGCCGTTCCCGGACCTTGCAGACGATCGACATCATTGGCCAGCAGGTGCCGCAGAAACGGCTGGGCCTGAAAGCCTGTGACATCAATGATGGTCATGTGCGAAACATCGAAGACACCGCAGTCACGTCGCACCTGGTGGTGTTCCTCAACCTGCGATCCATAATGCAGGGGCATGTCCCAACCGCCAAAATCGACCAGCTTCGCGCCAAGCGCGAGGTGCAGGTCATACAAAGGCGTACGCTGTCCCATGGGTTTCTCCTTCCGGGCGTGGCGAAGGCGCGCAAAATTGCGACTGCTGCTTAGAGCCTCTGAAACCGGGCCTTTCAGGCTTGTGCAGTGACCTGGCCGGGGTGGCCGTGCGCGCCGAATGCCGCGCATTGTAGCTGCAAGGGCAGCCCCTGACACCTAAAGGCTGACCGATTACGAAGTTTGACCGATCTGCCGTGCCGAACGTCGAATCAAACCGATGACCGGCAACAACCCCACCAGCACCAGCGTCAGGGCCGGCAACGAGGCGCGCGCCCACTCCCCTTCGCTGGTCATTTCAAACACCCTGACTGCCAGCGTGTCCCAGCCGAACGGGCGCATCAACAAGGTGGCCGGCATCTCCTTGAGCACATCGACGAACACCAGCAGTGCCGCGCTCAACGCCCCTGGCACCAACAGCGGCGCATACACCTTGAGGAACAACCGTGGCCCGCCTACGCCCAGGCTGCGCGCGGCTTCTGGCAGCGACGGGCGAATACGCGCCAGGCTGCTTTCCAGCGGCCCATAAGCCACGGCGATGAAGCGTACCAGGTAGGCCAACAGCAACGCGCAGAGGCTGCCCAGCAGCAACGGTTTACCCGCACCGCCCAACCACGCCGACACGGGGATGACCAGTTCGCGGTCCAGGTAGCTGAAGGCAAGCATGATCGACACCGCCAGCACCGAGCCTGGCAGCGCGTAGCCCAGGTTCGCCAGGCTGACCCCTGCGCGTATGGCCGGCGTGGGGGCCTGCCGGCGGGCGAACGCCAGCAGCAGTGCCACGCTGACGGTAATCAGCGCCGCCAATGCGCCAAGGTAAAGTGAATGCAGGATCAAGCCGCTGTAGCGTTCGTCCAAGTCAAACCGCCCGCGCTGCCAACACCACGCCACCAGTTGCACGACGGGTATGACGAAGGCACAGGCGAACACCAACCCACACCAGGTGCTGGCCGCCAGGG contains:
- the gcvT gene encoding glycine cleavage system aminomethyltransferase GcvT, whose translation is MGQRTPLYDLHLALGAKLVDFGGWDMPLHYGSQVEEHHQVRRDCGVFDVSHMTIIDVTGFQAQPFLRHLLANDVDRLQGPGTALYSAMLNAHGGIVDDMIVYRTEAGYRLVANAATRDKDMAWLRSHAEGFEVSLQEHPELAMLAIQGPQARQKISELVTQNRATLIHLLKPFEGQADGEWFIARTGYTGEDGLEIILPAADALTFFNDLVGAGISPIGLGARDTLRLEAGMNLYGQDIDERHSPLTSNLAWSIAWEPAGREFVGREALEAERTHGIGSKLVGLVLEERGVLRAHQVVRIAEIGEGEITSGSFSPTLSKSIALARVPMATADRAEVEIRGKWYPVRVVQPTFVRHGKTLI